The DNA window ttattaacCCCTAACGActaatcaataatattaCACAAACATTGGATGatgtgatgtgtgtgtgggtgatgatgatgattattgcaataatgaatgaatgaatgaatgatgaacgCTGTTTATTAAATCTTTTCTAGAAATCTTTCCAATCTTTGTAAACTGATTGGTATATCAATCTTTTGTAAATCACAAGTCAAATCTGTAGCTTGTAATGGTGAAATGTTattgtcaaaatttttatcaataaatgGAATGTATAATGGAAATTCACGTGCCGTATTCATCAgatatgatgttgatgtttcaGTTTGTGTTGTGCCACCTGTGTGTTTACAGAAtacagaataaaatgaatgaatgaatgaatgaatattttgattcacACAACCACCAATAATACTTACCATCTTTTAATAAACGTTGTTCTTGTAATTCTTTATTAAgatttttaataaaatttctcGATATATGTTCCTCATCCGATGGTGTATAcatgttgattattttgattatttgtgGTATACTATagaattcaattgttttggaATTAGATttagaacaaaacaaaaaactcaACACAAATACACTtacgataatgattgtgttgTGAATACAATCGCTGGTATTTGTTTTTCCGTTTTGGTtgaaatcaacaatttgGTAGCCTGCAATATTGGATCCATTTGTGATTTAACCTCGTCCCAAttcatgattttattttcacgtaaaaattgttcaaacaATGATACATTgtaaatgatttcaatggCACGTTCATTTGTACATAAATCTTTACGCATCATTAGATTATTTAAAGCGGTCATTCcaataaaatagaaaatctaaatgaaaaaaaaattgattgttgtgtgacaaataataacaaaaaaaatcacgtgATTTACctgtttgaaaaattgatagaTAAAATGTTCATCTAAACGATGTAGCCGAAATATTGCCTGCATATTAGATAGCTCTTTAAACAGTGTATGAATTTCACGTTCCGTTGGTGATGGTGGCCCAGAATCTGGAtcagaattttcatcacGTCTTTTTATAATGGAAATTTCAagaattaaaacaaaaaaaagaaagactAGCTTGAAACACTCACTTTTGTCTCAATGACATTCCAGACAATTCTTGATGTTCCAATATAGCGGCTACAGTTAATGATAGAATTCTATcttcaaaaattttgattatttctgcagaaaaaaaagaataacgggaaaaaaatttaaacaaaaaaaaattcaaaattcaatttcaattatataaCACTTACTAAAATACATATAGACCATTAATTCATTTAGATATTTAATGTATTCAGTtagatcaaaatttttcaatgattgaacaTAATCACGATCATAATCAGATTCAATTGCTTCATCTGTTTCATTTGGTTCACAATCGGCATCAATAGTTTGGCCACCATTaatagtttttgtttttttttgttctttattttcatcattaaaaccAGAATCAATATTgtccattgtttttgtttgtgaattttttgtttgttcagcATCTTGTTCGGCCACTTCAAAGTAGTATTCTAATTATTTATAATTACAATggaatggaaacaaaaaaaaaagaattattatccatcaaatttgcatttgtttgtttgtttgtttgttcatttcattcaccTGAATAGTATTTAATTAAAATGGCAATTTTAAACGTTGTCGATAATAAATGGACTAGAAtttctgtttgatttttcgatgctgctaatgatgattttttcttgatccATGTAATCACATTGAACATAAAATCTTGTGcctatgaaaaatgaaatttttttttttaatgaagaaaaaaaaattcataacattcattcatttcattttagaaaacaaaccattttttcataatcaatctTATCGGCATAACGAACACACATATAGATAATGAATGCAATCGTATGTGAATGACATTGACTTGCATAATTCATATTGGTTGGATCaaagtctttttttttgggggggggGGAGttggaataaataaaaaaagtcaagaaaaaaaataagaaaaaaatacatttgtagatcgtttttgtttcgtttcaaatcaaatgaataataaaatttcgaTCCAATCAatgttaaaaatgaaaatttttataccATAAAACAGGATTCGATTTATCATTGAACTATCTTTggcaaaaaatttaaacattcCAAGTAAACTTTTCGTCTCATCACAATTATAATCAACGTTTGTATTGATAGCTAAATTATTTCCATCCATATTTGAATGACCAGGTACGattgacgacgacaacaatagtggtttatttgaatatttcaagtataaattttgattactATTTAGAtcaatcaacgaaaaaaaataagaaattaGTTTTCACATGAAAtgcattttcaattcaaacttTGAACTTACTTTAATTTTCGTATCATTTCATCTTTAATGGCAATTTGTTCATCCAATTTggcaaataaatttttatatgtAGCGACTAGATCTTCTTGGTGTTTGGCTTTTTGATTCGGTTCACCATTGAATGTAGTAAGATGATCTTCCATCAATATTACACGTTTAAGATCGGCACGTTCTTTTTTATAACGAACCAATTCATTCTGTAATTCTTCAAATTGTtccgataataatgatgcaGCAGCGGTTGGaactttatcatcaatcgttTTTGCTATTTGTTCACGtagtttttgattttcaatcaacaattttttcatctcttgTTCCAATTCTGTACATTGCATCATGATTGAAATACGATCCAGATTGGAATCAAAATCTTCTTGTCTATCGGATTGCAATGAATTTGTATTGGTTTCTTCATCGCCATTAAAACGATTCAACAATCGTTGATTGACAGATCGTTGCTGTTCAACTGTTGCTATCTGTTTTCCTTCAAGATCCATATATCTGGATAGCAGCTGTTGTTTTGATGTTTTCTCCTCTTCACATTGGGCAATCAAAATTCGTCGTTCACGTTCAAATTCTTCACGAAGTTCATGTTCACGTTTTTGGATTgcttcatcaattttttcaatattatcagccatttgttttttatcatttagaGTTTCACGAATTCTTTCTTCCAATTCAGATTTTGTCTCCTCCAAGCGTAAAActttttgttccaattctttattcactgtaatcaatttttcaatttgtgattgataattttgtgcCTGTAAATGATCTTGACGTTGTCGTGTTTTTATTTCGGTCAATTCCATTCCCATTTGTTCCATTTCATGACGTAAAGTAGTGTAACGACCTTCAGTCAATTTTAATAATCGATTCtcttcaatcaaatcatcaatacgTTCCTGTAAGGTCATAATCTTTTTCTCCAGACCTTTATTGAGATTTGTGACATGTTCAACACTACGTGCTTCGATTCGTAATCGACGATATtcttttttggccaaaaatcTTCTCACACAAGATTGAGCAAtgataatcttttttcttgtgtCTCGGTACTGTTTTTGTACCCAATAACCACGCCAATATCGTTGTATGGTGATAGCGGCACGATTCTGGCGCATATTTTCATAACGTTTACGTGCCAAATATGCACGTCCTCTAGTTTGTAAAGCCATAATACTTTTTCGTATAGTTTGATAACGACATTGTTGAACATTTCTTCGCCAATGTTTCTGTATAATGGTGGCCGCTTTAGTTTGACGAAGATGTTGATAATAGCGGCGTGCAAGCCAACCACGGCCATATTTTTGTATGGCAACCGCAGCTTGTCGTATACGTTGATAACGTTTTCCGTTGTAACCAACCACGAATCATTTTCTGTATAAGTATGGAACATTCTCTAAGTTTCTGTGATCGTATCCTTTCCAACAGAGCCACCTGACCAGgtcgaaaaaatatttttgtcttACCAAATTGATATGGTTTTCTTTCCgcttgttgttgctgttgttgttgctctgtagttgttttttgttgttcatttgaaCTATCACTTAGATTGAAATGCGAATAGATTTTATCCTCTGTATAagtgaaatggaaaaaattgcaagtcattcaaaaaaaatgatgattcgaatcaacaacaaacttaccataaacaatttttacgATATCTTCACAAATGGCACGAATTTCAACGGCAAAACTAGAACCGGCACGTACTAATTTTCTTGGAGTTGGTTTTGGTACATTTTTTGCATCAGTCGATTTTGTTTTAGTCGGCGTAGTAATGGCATGACAGCAACCAACACGTAATACACGATAACGATTTGCAAAATCCTGATATGACCATCTTGATGGATAACCATTTGAACTGATACGAATGGTTTCCAATACACCACATGCACGTAATTGTTGTACAGCACGTatattattaaattcaaatgctGCTTTATTGTCATTTGGTTTTATACAACGAACATAATGTGGTTCAGTGGAATTAAGAATCTTCATCAATGCTTCCAATGATTCACGGAATTGAAATCCAATTGTTGCTTTggctttctttttctgtcgTCGTTGATCAGATTGTGGCATACTAACACGTATCTTACCACCAGCACCTTTggttgatggtggtgtttGTACAATTTTATCATCCATAAATAAACATTCAACAACCGATGAACGTTTAAGTAGATCAATCTGTTCTTCCCATATTGTGtcacgatttttttccaaaaaaccATCAACATTATATGTAACAACATCGGCAAAatgttcaataataaatgatgtttgaaaattaaattttggttttttaaaAACATCGCCAACAGTAATTTGTTTATATAGTTTTGAACACCATGTACGATCATTACCTTGTGGCATACGACATTCTTCATCTAGTAAACATAAAATACCGATTggttttgattcaatcagaTCAATTACTGGTTGATTATCGGTGAATGTAATAAATTGCCAATCAATACCTTCACGTACATATTCATCTTGTTCTAATTTGAATACATGCCaattaaattgttgttgtagtacTTCATTAGCATAATTGATacaaaattgttcaaatgaattattttcaaaatgttcaaaacCATAAATATCCAATACACCAATGAATTGATATTCTTTCACTATTGATTGTTGTGTTGATATTGGTcccaatgattgattgatcatcgatACAATCCATaggaataatttttcataaataaatttcaataatgcTTCCAAACCATATTGTGCCATTTGTGCATTCAATGGTGTTGCAATTATTTCATGGCCACCGGTTTTCAACAGACGACTAGTCAAccatttcaatgttgatgattcattcaaatctaATAGACGACAAAATGTTTGCAATGAATCCAATGATTCACGATTAGCCAATGTACagctttcatcatcatcttgttgtCTACGTTGAAACATAATATTACCACCATGCAATATGGCAGCAATTACAGCGAATAATTTATCACGTTGTTTCGCGCTAAAACCAAGTGTATCTAATGCTTCTAAAAATCTtgtcatatcatcatatgcGGTTGGTTCATTTGAACCAAGATAAACAAATTGTCGTTGATCATTCGATAATCCAAGATAATCTAATCGGTTCTGGTTGGCATATGAACATAGCTGAtagaaaatgtgaaaatttctttcacCAACACCTTGATAAGTGACACGtgatttttccaataaatatGTACGCATATTACCGCCCATTATATGACGATTACGACGATCAAACAATATTTGAATGTATTTACCGAATCTCgatgaattatcattacgAACGGTTTTTGCATTACCAATTGCTTCCATTATTGGATTCGATGCCAGTACACGTGTTTCAATATTGGAATCTGAACCAGCTATGGATGCAAAATAACGCATGGCAAATTTTGCCGACACTGTTTTACCTGCACCACTTTCGCCAGACACAATAACCGAttgattaatattattaCGTTCTAATTTAGTGAATGCATCTTCGGCGACAGCATAAATATGTGGATCCATTTGTGCTAGATTCGCCAGATTCGTATGATACATTTGTATCGTATCTTCGCCATATATTTCGAGATCAGTAAACGGATTTATGGCAACCAATACAATACCACACCATGTGTagatttgttgatgttttaaAAAACGTATCCTCAAATTATAAAGTACAGATGGTTCATGTAAATACGAAAGACATGTTAAATCATTCGATCCAATCAGTATGTCTGGATTTCTTAATGGTGGCAGATCTTTTAGTAAATCTTTTattgtcaatgttttttctttgaaattttcatcatccttatcatccacatccgcatcaattttattatcaccatatccaccatcattaccataatatggtatcaataataaatgaccagaatttttatcaaaattttcttttatctCAGCACAATACCAAACATCGGTTGGATGTTTGATCCAAACACGTGTTCCCTTTGtaatatgaacaaaacaaaatttaaaattaccCGTTAaatatcaaaacaaaaaataacacATACCTTTGTATAAAGCTCAGGATACACGGTtgttcccattttttttaggatTCGTTTcgtatcaatcaataaattgttttACACCACCAATagcaatgttttttgttgttgttgttgttgttgaatttaatgTTCGAATTGAATCtgtcaaataaaatgaaaaattattatgaaatcaaacaaacacacacacacacacgcacaaatcattagaaaaaaaacaaaaaaaaattaggtCGATTAAAACTAAATCAAATCGACGACCACAACGATTTTTGTTACATAAAACGGATGCTGAAACAAGTAATCAAtgaatagaagaaaaaaaatgaagtgAAAGAGATAAAGCcaacactcacacacacaaacatcattttcaatgaaaaacaaaacaaaaaaaaaatcaaaaatatcgaCATGGAATTATTTCAGTGGCGCTGACACACACATGTTTGTGTGGGtgtctttttcatcattatcaagcgacacaacaacaacaacaacaacaacaaaaacgaaatcgTAAAGGAAATTGTTATTCAGACAActaaaagaaacaaaaaatgtttcgTATTCATAATGAGattattgtttgtgttttttttttcaatggatataacaattaattatcatttttacaaTATAAAAGCACAAGAGcaatacaaacacaacacaacgcacgcacgcacacacacttgaaaaaaaaacaacaaacagaattttcATGGATAATAATGTGGTTTTTAGATAATGATGTAATtatgtaaaataaaaatagggTTGCTGATGAAACAATTCGTAAAAGATCAATGGaatggaacaaaacaaaaaaaaacctttctCACACATTGAAATGTCAGTAGAAAGAATTGTTCATGATTCATTGTCAGTttgtaatgataaaaaaaatctgttttttacattttaaaaaatatgtgtttgtgagtgttgaatttaatttcgtCCTatgaatatgtgtgtgtgcgtgtagcAGTAGCAGTAGCAAATCATCAGGTttgcatttgttttttattttcatcattcattgatcgaattttttttttgttttcatgaaaaatcaatttcgattacaaataatgggaaaaaaattggacaaTTAACACCTctacacacgcacacacacacaatgtttAATAGGtagaaacaataaaaaaaatcacacgcacattatcattgattaattaatctacatttcatcgattgattgatttcaattaatCGATAATGTGAATTTTAATCAAGCACATATtgatttgagaaaaaaagctgaaaatttgaaaaaaaacattctcaCCCCAATAGCCAAgagaaaaattccaatttgtAAGAATACAAAAAtctttgacaacaacaatttacaacaaaaaaaaacacatggACGAAtgacataatcatcatcatcataatcgttgTAGGTTGTCATAAACCAATGGATAGGTTAAtgatcttgatttttttctttctaccATACAAccactattattatcatcatcatcatcattatttaccATATAAAATACAATgcatttctatttctatttgGTTATTACCTTTGAAcatcgttgatgattatcattatcgtgtgcatgtgtgtgtgtgtggaggTGAACCCACCTCACCtcacctaacctaacctcaCCTCTCactcaaaatcatcatcatacattgaatgattgttatatcttcttcttttttttgcgaatgaaataaaaatccgtcgtttttcattttttttgtcgattgtcgtttgtttgaatgataaagCGATTATTTTTAGcatccaaagaaaaaaaaactgaatgtTTGTACATTCGATGGTTCaatctttatttatttatattcatatatgaaaaccATGAATAAAGACATATAtctcaaatcatcaaatttcaagaaagagaacgaaaaaaacgacaacataaatttttttttttggttcatttttgttttctcgctgaaaaaaaaataattcattcattcagctAAAAAGGAAATGTAAGTTATATATGTGATAAACATaggcaaaacaaaacatgatATTCAagttttgaagaaaaaaaaaaacaaacacaatgaaatgaattctatagaacgaaaaaaaaaattaataatgatgatgatcatgactATGGAATTAgtaattaaaaaattcatgaaattcattttcttcaacCATTCTAccttgaaataaaaaaaaaccggtctattttttgaatcaaatttttgataGTTCCATCATTTGTGTGTGGATAataacaccatcatcatcacaccaTCAAGATGTTAGATAATGATGCTCAcgtgatcattatcatcattattcaatccATGTGTAAATGTcatcaaacatttgaaaGGATAAAAAACAGACGAAACACCACAGgtggttgttgctgttgccaccataataattatataatgatataGTGAGGTGCCTAAAGGGAGAaagaaatacaaaaaatttccggaaaaactgaaaaaaaccattacGGAAactatatcaaaaaaaaaaaaaaaatttcttatcatcatcatcatcatgcaacTATACAGTGAACACCagttttcaaataaaatcaaattttccattcgacaaacaaaacgattataaaatgatatggatgaattttttcttttgaacaaaaaaaaaaaaaaaaaaacaaaacatccatccattcaaatgaatgatttgggtgaatgaaaaaaaagcgaaacaaaatggaattgaaagtagagagaaaaaaaaatcatttcattttcaatcgatcaattatatggacattatcatcatcatcatccataatcattcattcattcattcattcaaaccaTTCTATGGAAAAGAAACTTTCATTTAACACACGCAAACcacaaaagagaaaagaaacaattttttttttgatgaatgaaacattgaatttgaaaaacaacaacaacaaagaacaacatcatcatcatcaaatatgaGAACAAAGGTaaaaattggaacaaaaGTTTTCCACTGAACTTccgatttttcatttctattctCTATAGCATCAAATTGGACACACGAACACAcgcacgcacacacaaaatggagatatattatataaacGTGTGTTATAATAGGGCaaataatcagaaaaaaatgaaaatttctcaTTATCTTTCTCAATCaaacgtacacacacacaagctaccgtgtatttatattttggagaaatacgaaatgaaaatcaaatcaacatgtgtgtgtgtgtgtgtgttgaacacttggtttcatttaaaaaaaccggtgaaaaaagaaagataaaatcccagttttttttcaatttcaattgaaaaaaaattaaatttctatttttaaacattttagaaaatggaaaaaaaaaattttttgatcatgatgatgaccaatgttttttcatttcattttctcatcattggaatggcttcatttttttttctttcgtcattgaatggtaaaatttttcaatggcCAAGTAAAacacgaaaataaaaagggCAAACAATAACggaaaattgaatggaatttaaaattcaatatatatacatgaACCTTGAACCATGAtttaaatgatcaaaatcacaaaaaacaagaagaaaaattcatgattCAAAACaagttgtgtgtgtgtgtgtggacaatagcaaaaaaaaaaaaaaaaaaaaacaggtgtatttattcatcatggacaaagaaaaaaaaatgatgttttaCTTCATGTTGATCGGGATAtattgtgttgttttttttttactttttaatttttatttcaaatcatcaaaataacaaaacgTTATCCATGTctacacaacaacagcaacaacaaaacatcatcctcatcacatcatcaataaacaatttaaatgaaCGAATCTAGGCTATTGTATCACATAAatacaatatttttcaatcccAACCTGACCACATTCTCATTAATTAGGTCGCAAAATAAGGTAAAAAAAGCCACCGATCATCAcatgaaagaaatgaatggattatCTTCATCTCGCGAATGggcgaaacaaaaaacaataggaaggtggtggtggtgaaatcagtttttttaaagagaaaaaataacactAAATAAACATCAAGAATAgtcaaagaagaaaaaaaatggaaggaaaattataataataatatcgataGTTGAATATCgataaaaatcgatttttgaaTTCGAAAACAATGAACTATtgtgaccaaaaaaaaaaaaaaaaaaaaattgatcctATTGATTGATATCTAATCATTGCtatgtgaatgtgaatcaACGGacaatagcaaaaaaattaaaaaatcccggtcatcatcgatatataaacaacaatggtgataataataaccggaGAGGCCtaccaacaccaccatcaaacaaaatcatcgacaacaacaaacaaagtgaatgaatggtcaGGGATAAAAAccgtatgaatgaattatcaatgagaaaaaaaataccatgaatttcaatgatggtcgaaaaaaaagaaagaaaaaaaatggccatgcATGATCGGCTACCAACATAAATAAACacgaaagaaaatattttattcacacacacacacacacatgtaagCACATTTAGACATAACCATAaagattgataatgattattattatgtgatAACCATGAAAATACTATTGgacttttctctctctctctctctctctctctctctctctctctctctcgctctcACACAGAAATACCAATGACCCAtacataaatataaaaacattcgtatctgatcatcattggaaatgtaaaaaaaaagacaacgAAATGCAAATCTTGGCCTCTCATATTCAAGTTATATCTATGGTTGAATGGATTGCATGCAATgctcaaattattatcatcatcattatcatcaacatcatgaagatgatcatcatcatcatcatcatccaagttcagaacaacaaaaaagaccatccatttttttccatcatcaacgatattattatgattatgatgattgtcaaaaCACAATTCACAAACTGAAAATATAACGATATAATATATGAATGGTGTAAATGTCATATGGAAATGgttgttcatcatgatgaatggTAAGATATTTAAAAAACACAAAGACCTAGGTCAAACacattcatcaaatatatatcACACTAGATTCATCTGATTATTctatgaatcatcatcataatcaacaatcaaaaatgataacaTTCCAATGTCTTAATagcatcattattaacattTGAGGCCATCGTCACTGATgttaataattataatgatgataatcactAGATATATTGCATACATAAATGAAACACAAATATCACTTTAAATAATTGTATAGAtagataaatgatgaaagtaAACGTggtaaattgattcaaaaagaaaaagaaaaacttaccgaaaaaaaaacaattaaacatcaatgataatcatcatcatcatgttcaatAAGATGAGATCATGAAGAagatgaattgaaacaaattttttttgattttcattattttagtaattttctttccaccaaaaaacaaaacagaaaaaaaaacagaatcacAGCATCAATGCATAGAAGAATAGAATATAggcaaataacaacaacaaaaggccaaatgacaacaaacaaacaaacaaacaaaaattttatattaaCTTGACAACCAAACCAACAATCACAAACATTCGATCCAGAATGGATTGCACATTTTTCACAATGTAAAACACAACATAAACGATCCTAATcagaatataaataaaaaacagatgaaatggaacgaattttttttcttttggttcgTTGATTCGTcgttggtttttgtttttgttgttgttatgatgatgatgatgatatgtaaTAATGACGACGTGTTTTGATGTctgtgtgatgatgatgatgttggtttTGTTGTATATCATTGGGAGTAGATGTAGGTGGATGACGTATTCTTGAaggatccaaaaaaaaaatttttttattttataacgACGCGCGCATTGTGTGatgaaacatgaaaaaataaaaagttcattgaaatgaatcaaatgacgTCCAAATGGCCAGACGCACATATGAATGATAGACCTAATCGAAATGAATGgcatgtatatatatgtgaatgaatgattgtatttttttttttttttttggtagtggcgttaatgatggtggtggcatATAAATTAGTGTTACCGTGTATCCATGTTGTTGTAGTGGCCActgtagtagtagtggtagaTTTacctggatttttttttttaaataaaaaaatttatttgccattataatcaatgtGTGTAGATTACCGATACCGATACGAGagttttgttctgttttgtATAAACgcccgaaaaaaattatccaatgAAGACACGATATATATGcccattgaatatttttttttcacaaattaaaatttttcataaataaGATTCTATAtagctgttgatgatgatcatcatcatcatgatcaacagGTTgtgttgacaacaacaacaacaaaaaaaaaatcatcatcatcattaatcacATTGTGTGTCCAATACCTGTTgctttgattgatgattgtttttaaaaacaaaaacaatcgattgttaccacacacacacacacacacacacagacacaaatCTAAACCAATCCGATCACGATGATATAACtgatgataaatcatttgaaaaatgatgacgatgacgaagatgatgatctgatgatgatttgatgattgattgaaattttttatatttttttttcatcacatatcaaatgatgattatttttaatttaaaaaaaaatgcaaaaattaaaataaaaaaaaaatttctaataCATTCAATTACGGAAGTATTACGATTTCAATGgattcgaatgaatcgattcgaatctttctctctctttcactagaaatgatttattccaccgataatagtaataaaaataacattacaattgattttatgatgatgataatcgcatcatcattaatgttcCATATTTggaacgatgaaaaaaaaaatttttttttcttcttttttccgATAAAGAGATgctaaatttaaaaaaacaaaatcgcTATTTGTTGTGGTGACTGACGTAtacggtggtggtggtggatccATTCATACATgagataaaaataaacattcgatttttttttgca is part of the Dermatophagoides farinae isolate YC_2012a chromosome 9, ASM2471394v1, whole genome shotgun sequence genome and encodes:
- the LOC124497944 gene encoding LOW QUALITY PROTEIN: unconventional myosin-Vb (The sequence of the model RefSeq protein was modified relative to this genomic sequence to represent the inferred CDS: deleted 1 base in 1 codon); translation: MGTTVYPELYTKGTRVWIKHPTDVWYCAEIKENFDKNSGHLLLIPYYGNDGGYGDNKIDADVDDKDDENFKEKTLTIKDLLKDLPPLRNPDILIGSNDLTCLSYLHEPSVLYNLRIRFLKHQQIYTWCGIVLVAINPFTDLEIYGEDTIQMYHTNLANLAQMDPHIYAVAEDAFTKLERNNINQSVIVSGESGAGKTVSAKFAMRYFASIAGSDSNIETRVLASNPIMEAIGNAKTVRNDNSSRFGKYIQILFDRRNRHIMGGNMRTYLLEKSRVTYQGVGERNFHIFYQLCSYANQNRLDYLGLSNDQRQFVYLGSNEPTAYDDMTRFLEALDTLGFSAKQRDKLFAVIAAILHGGNIMFQRRQQDDDESCTLANRESLDSLQTFCRLLDLNESSTLKWLTSRLLKTGGHEIIATPLNAQMAQYGLEALLKFIYEKLFLWIVSMINQSLGPISTQQSIVKEYQFIGVLDIYGFEHFENNSFEQFCINYANEVLQQQFNWHVFKLEQDEYVREGIDWQFITFTDNQPVIDLIESKPIGILCLLDEECRMPQGNDRTWCSKLYKQITVGDVFKKPKFNFQTSFIIEHFADVVTYNVDGFLEKNRDTIWEEQIDLLKRSSVVECLFMDDKIVQTPPSTKGAGGKIRVSMPQSDQRRQKKKAKATIGFQFRESLEALMKILNSTEPHYVRCIKPNDNKAAFEFNNIRAVQQLRACGVLETIRISSNGYPSRWSYQDFANRYRVLRVGCCHAITTPTKTKSTDAKNVPKPTPRKLVRAGSSFAVEIRAICEDIVKIVYEDKIYSHFNLSDSSNEQQKTTTEQQQQQQQAERKPYQFGKTKIFFRPGQVALLERIRSQKLRECSILIQKMIRGWLQRKRYQRIRQAAVAIQKYGRGWLARRYYQHLRQTKAATIIQKHWRRNVQQCRYQTIRKSIMALQTRGRAYLARKRYENMRQNRAAITIQRYWRGYWVQKQYRDTRKKIIIAQSCVRRFLAKKEYRRLRIEARSVEHVTNLNKGLEKKIMTLQERIDDLIEENRLLKLTEGRYTTLRHEMEQMGMELTEIKTRQRQDHLQAQNYQSQIEKLITVNKELEQKVLRLEETKSELEERIRETLNDKKQMADNIEKIDEAIQKREHELREEFERERRILIAQCEEEKTSKQQLLSRYMDLEGKQIATVEQQRSVNQRLLNRFNGDEETNTNSLQSDRQEDFDSNLDRISIMMQCTELEQEMKKLLIENQKLREQIAKTIDDKVPTAAASLLSEQFEELQNELVRYKKERADLKRVILMEDHLTTFNGEPNQKAKHQEDLVATYKNLFAKLDEQIAIKDEMIRKLNNQNLYLKYSNKPLLLSSSIVPGHSNMDGNNLAINTNVDYNCDETKSLLGMFKFFAKDSSMINRILFYDFDPTNMNYASQCHSHTIAFIIYMCVRYADKIDYEKMAQDFMFNVITWIKKKSSLAASKNQTEILVHLLSTTFKIAILIKYYSEYYFEVAEQDAEQTKNSQTKTMDNIDSGFNDENKEQKKTKTINGGQTIDADCEPNETDEAIESDYDRDYVQSLKNFDLTEYIKYLNELMVYMYFKIIKIFEDRILSLTVAAILEHQELSGMSLRQKRDENSDPDSGPPSPTEREIHTLFKELSNMQAIFRLHRLDEHFIYQFFKQIFYFIGMTALNNLMMRKDLCTNERAIEIIYNVSLFEQFLRENKIMNWDEVKSQMDPILQATKLLISTKTEKQIPAIVFTTQSLSIPQIIKIINMYTPSDEEHISRNFIKNLNKELQEQRLLKDGGTTQTETSTSYLMNTAREFPLYIPFIDKNFDNNISPLQATDLTCDLQKIDIPISLQRLERFLEKI